The Erythrobacter sp. Alg231-14 genome has a segment encoding these proteins:
- a CDS encoding lysine--tRNA ligase: MTDTTLSETARNSKAWPFQEAQRLAKRLRNGKPNGEPVLFETGYGPSGLPHIGTFQEVLRTTFVRRAYEALTGQATRLVAFSDDMDGLRKVPDNLPNQAMLTENLGKPLSRIPDPFEKYESFAHHNNAMLREFLDRFGFDYEFVAASDRYNSGTFDDALKNVLAHNQDILDIMLPTLRAERAATYSPIMPISPTTGVVLQVPVEVVDASAGLIRFTDEDGSVIEQSALGGQAKLQWKVDFAMRWVAQGVDYEMYGKDLTDTGVQSGKIARVLGGNKPEGLIYELFLDENGEKISKSKGNGLTIEQWLEYGTDESLGFYIFPNPKSAKQLHAGVIPKAIDDYWSFRQRLAEQPLDKQMGNPVWHLARANESLAGPDAPGAGDTLSVPYSLLLNLVSVLGLEATPENLSEYVASYTGTPVEDPALIRLIECAVNYNRDFVAPTLAKRAPQGTEVAALTALDARLAAAPADADSEVLQTMVYEIGKSEEYGFENLRDWFRALYETLLGSEQGPRMGSFIALYGVEPTRKLIAEALAR; this comes from the coding sequence ATGACAGACACAACTCTCAGCGAAACCGCACGCAATTCCAAAGCCTGGCCCTTTCAAGAGGCTCAGCGCCTTGCAAAACGGTTGCGCAATGGAAAACCGAACGGTGAGCCTGTTCTGTTTGAAACCGGCTATGGCCCCTCAGGATTGCCGCATATCGGCACGTTCCAAGAGGTGCTGCGCACCACTTTTGTCCGCCGCGCCTATGAGGCGTTGACCGGTCAGGCGACGCGGCTGGTCGCGTTCAGCGATGATATGGATGGCCTGCGAAAAGTGCCGGATAATTTGCCCAATCAGGCAATGTTGACCGAAAATTTGGGCAAGCCGCTTTCGCGCATTCCCGATCCGTTCGAGAAATATGAAAGTTTCGCCCATCACAACAATGCGATGCTGCGCGAATTTCTCGACCGGTTTGGTTTTGACTACGAATTCGTAGCCGCATCGGATCGTTACAATTCGGGCACGTTTGATGATGCGTTGAAGAATGTGTTGGCTCACAATCAAGACATTCTCGACATCATGCTGCCAACCCTGCGGGCGGAACGCGCGGCGACCTATTCACCGATCATGCCGATCAGTCCAACGACCGGCGTGGTCTTGCAAGTGCCCGTCGAAGTCGTCGATGCGAGCGCAGGATTGATCCGGTTCACCGATGAAGACGGCAGCGTGATTGAACAAAGCGCGCTGGGCGGACAGGCCAAGCTGCAATGGAAAGTCGACTTTGCAATGCGCTGGGTCGCGCAAGGCGTCGATTATGAAATGTACGGTAAAGATTTGACCGATACTGGCGTGCAATCGGGCAAGATTGCGCGCGTGTTGGGTGGGAACAAGCCAGAGGGCCTGATCTATGAGCTGTTTCTTGATGAGAACGGCGAAAAGATCAGCAAGTCCAAAGGCAACGGCCTGACCATTGAACAATGGTTGGAATATGGAACGGATGAGAGCCTCGGTTTCTACATCTTCCCCAATCCCAAAAGCGCAAAGCAATTGCATGCGGGCGTGATCCCGAAAGCAATCGACGATTATTGGAGCTTTCGCCAAAGGTTGGCCGAACAACCGCTCGACAAGCAGATGGGCAACCCTGTCTGGCATTTGGCGCGCGCCAATGAAAGTTTGGCCGGTCCCGATGCGCCGGGCGCGGGCGACACCCTATCGGTACCATACAGCTTGCTGCTCAATCTTGTCAGCGTGCTCGGCCTAGAGGCGACGCCAGAAAACCTTTCCGAATATGTCGCCAGTTACACTGGCACCCCGGTTGAAGATCCTGCGCTTATTCGGTTGATCGAATGCGCGGTGAACTACAACCGTGATTTTGTCGCGCCGACTTTGGCGAAGCGCGCGCCGCAAGGCACTGAAGTGGCGGCTTTGACCGCGCTCGATGCACGATTGGCGGCGGCTCCTGCGGATGCCGATTCCGAGGTTTTGCAGACCATGGTCTATGAAATCGGAAAGAGCGAAGAATACGGGTTTGAAAACCTGCGTGATTGGTTCCGGGCTCTGTACGAAACCCTTTTGGGCAGCGAACAGGGGCCGCGTATGGGCAGCTTTATCGCCTTGTACGGTGTGGAACCAACGCGGAAATTGATTGCCGAGGCGTTGGCCCGTTAA
- a CDS encoding MarR family winged helix-turn-helix transcriptional regulator encodes MSETKKTPPKGGLDDPVAYRLFNEIGIIHQFSQAAFREVLPKPLNTAMFGVLNHFVRMGDGKTPSHLATLFQVARPSMTATLAKLERAGFVQIKPGEGDGRTKRVWITSDGRAARTLAVEASQGLMERIDPLLSQLDLDRLVGELGQIRETLDRDRDSH; translated from the coding sequence ATGTCTGAAACTAAAAAGACGCCCCCTAAAGGTGGCCTCGATGATCCGGTCGCGTATCGTTTGTTCAACGAGATCGGGATCATTCATCAATTCTCTCAGGCGGCATTCCGTGAGGTTTTGCCCAAACCATTGAACACGGCGATGTTTGGGGTGCTGAACCATTTTGTCCGCATGGGTGACGGCAAAACGCCCAGCCACCTGGCGACTTTGTTCCAAGTGGCCCGGCCCAGCATGACCGCGACATTGGCCAAACTGGAACGAGCTGGTTTCGTTCAGATAAAGCCGGGCGAGGGTGATGGGCGGACCAAACGTGTGTGGATCACATCAGACGGGCGCGCGGCGCGAACGCTAGCGGTGGAAGCATCGCAAGGCCTAATGGAACGGATTGACCCGCTGCTGTCGCAGTTGGACCTTGATAGATTGGTCGGTGAATTGGGACAGATCCGCGAAACATTGGACCGTGACCGCGACAGCCATTGA
- a CDS encoding Acg family FMN-binding oxidoreductase, with product MPVNRRKILMFGGAAAAVTVAGGWSMLATPSLSRASAPWVAAGKGFADPRLNALSYAILAPNPHNRQPWQFTLVGDDIIDITCDLDRRLPDTDPFDRQITIGFGCMVELLRQAAAELGYSAQIDLFPDGPAQPRINSGRIARVRFVDDRPQRDPQFAHAIDRRSTKEAFDGRPVPMDQLRGLGDAVPAGLIYGHSANPDQHALLSDNAWRGWVMEQETPATRRESIDLMRFGNEAVIAEPDGIDMGGAFLSAGNAAGIVTAQTLDDPASYAYKSGGDMYRAMVDSTPHWAWIMTPTNTREEQFNAGIGWIRLNLAAQRMGLSVHPWSHCLQEFPEMADLFNELRQHLAPDGETIQMFARVGYGPKVPASPRWPLEAKLVDV from the coding sequence ATGCCTGTCAACCGCCGCAAAATCCTTATGTTCGGGGGCGCCGCCGCCGCTGTGACTGTCGCTGGGGGGTGGAGCATGTTGGCCACGCCATCCTTGTCGCGCGCATCCGCGCCATGGGTGGCGGCCGGGAAAGGCTTTGCCGATCCGCGCCTTAACGCTTTGTCTTATGCCATCCTCGCGCCGAATCCTCACAACCGTCAGCCGTGGCAATTCACGTTGGTGGGAGACGATATCATCGACATAACTTGTGATCTGGATCGGCGATTGCCCGATACCGATCCATTTGATCGACAGATCACGATTGGCTTTGGCTGTATGGTGGAGTTGCTGCGTCAGGCAGCGGCCGAACTGGGCTATTCCGCTCAGATCGATCTGTTTCCCGATGGCCCGGCACAACCGCGTATAAATTCTGGGCGCATTGCGCGCGTTCGCTTTGTCGATGACCGGCCGCAGCGCGATCCGCAATTCGCCCATGCGATTGACCGGCGATCCACCAAAGAGGCCTTTGACGGACGCCCTGTGCCTATGGATCAGCTGCGCGGGCTGGGCGATGCCGTGCCAGCCGGGTTGATCTATGGCCATTCCGCCAATCCTGATCAACACGCCTTGCTAAGCGATAATGCGTGGCGCGGTTGGGTGATGGAGCAAGAGACCCCTGCAACCCGCCGCGAAAGCATAGATTTGATGCGGTTCGGCAATGAAGCAGTCATCGCCGAACCCGACGGTATCGATATGGGAGGTGCGTTCTTAAGCGCCGGCAATGCGGCGGGTATCGTGACCGCGCAAACGCTCGATGATCCTGCGTCTTACGCATACAAAAGCGGCGGCGACATGTACCGCGCAATGGTCGACAGCACTCCGCATTGGGCGTGGATCATGACGCCTACAAACACGCGCGAAGAACAATTCAACGCCGGGATCGGTTGGATACGGCTAAACTTGGCGGCGCAACGAATGGGCCTATCGGTCCATCCATGGAGTCATTGCCTTCAAGAATTCCCTGAAATGGCCGATCTCTTCAACGAATTGCGCCAACACCTTGCGCCCGATGGCGAGACGATACAGATGTTCGCAAGGGTCGGTTATGGTCCCAAAGTGCCCGCCAGTCCGCGATGGCCGTTGGAAGCGAAGTTGGTTGATGTCTGA
- a CDS encoding NINE protein — protein MSFGRKGLPTGHVAPSAGANGIGGASNALEGFAGSSLHQGGQGGPPPPAERASAPKSTSSGSAEKPINPDEMAARRQAFIASERARRAEAEAIPTKAPKPAAVVPIDDDPLINLRNMSRPEPRPARPMGDGVNTQGAGGSNEMSAQQEAEIRSSARGMARNQSMRYGADAIGSGVGGGGRGLSSGGGAKAGSGYIFGDPATRNVGLAYVLWFVLGQFSVHRFYCGQKDSAIMQVGLWFGSLVMIFIFMPMGLVGVLFWMCWIVGDLFMIPGMLAKFKAEHDYRGVFA, from the coding sequence ATGAGCTTTGGAAGGAAAGGGCTGCCTACTGGGCACGTTGCGCCATCGGCTGGCGCGAACGGCATTGGTGGAGCGTCCAACGCTTTGGAAGGCTTCGCAGGGTCTTCATTGCACCAAGGAGGGCAAGGCGGACCGCCGCCGCCCGCAGAAAGAGCCTCCGCACCGAAATCCACCTCTTCCGGCTCTGCCGAAAAACCGATCAACCCGGATGAAATGGCTGCACGCAGGCAAGCGTTCATTGCGTCAGAACGAGCCCGCCGGGCCGAAGCCGAAGCAATCCCAACCAAGGCTCCAAAACCCGCGGCGGTCGTCCCGATCGACGATGATCCATTGATCAATCTGCGCAATATGTCGCGCCCAGAACCGCGCCCCGCACGACCAATGGGAGACGGCGTCAACACCCAAGGGGCCGGTGGCTCCAACGAAATGAGTGCCCAGCAAGAGGCGGAAATTCGCTCTTCCGCGCGCGGCATGGCCCGCAACCAATCCATGCGTTACGGCGCGGATGCTATAGGCTCTGGTGTTGGCGGCGGTGGGAGGGGCCTAAGTTCAGGCGGCGGTGCCAAAGCCGGATCGGGCTACATCTTTGGCGATCCCGCGACCAGAAATGTCGGGCTCGCATATGTTTTGTGGTTCGTATTGGGCCAGTTTTCAGTCCATCGTTTTTACTGCGGACAAAAAGACAGCGCGATCATGCAAGTCGGCCTTTGGTTCGGCAGCCTAGTGATGATTTTCATCTTTATGCCGATGGGATTAGTCGGGGTCTTGTTCTGGATGTGTTGGATCGTCGGTGATTTGTTCATGATCCCTGGGATGTTGGCCAAATTCAAAGCGGAACACGATTATCGCGGCGTCTTCGCCTAA
- a CDS encoding ATP-dependent DNA helicase → MAAADTPILLLNAPLVANRLGYPDLSGLDLLELFAFVHPARFCVPTARGLAQALDLDEPPGDEHIPAFLQNAAGVIIAACEDPEWFERAGAWSALQSLERLRWPWAQVIKPHITRPEKAEKWLFSSLPEWEETGERAPPRQVELPDQAILDQLDALTGDGAEKRTGQRDYATNVARMFAPRGARDVPHIALAQAGTGIGKTLGYLAPSSLWAGASGGTVWVSTFTKNLQRQLRSESRRAWPIKRPDGTPPVVVRKGRENYLCLLNLEDALQGGFAGRPAILAQLVARWATFTRDGDMIGGDLPGWLGTLFRKRGIAALTDQRGECIYAGCPHYRKCFIERAARDSAQADLVIANHALVMVNAARGRDHAQRPTRVIFDEGHHVFEAADSTFAATLSGQEAIELRRWIMGPERKNRGRRRGLAARLADVASYDDEGGDAIEAACEAGKALPAESWLQRLHEGEPAGPIETLLSTVRTATYARDESGGQEAGYGIETEASGLPGDVIEAAGNAALALAAIRTPLIQLGGRLEAIMTDPPDWLDGQGRARIEGARFSLQWRVDLLTAWESLLVRLGGPADPEFVDWLAVDRSDAREFDVAIHRRWLDPMKPFAKTVLEPAHGVMLTSATLTDRIGAQAGDPWESAIQRSGAAHVESQPLLSAADSPFDYAARAEVLIVTDVKKGDLPGLAGAYARLIEASGGGVLGLFTAIRRMRAVHGRIADRLAREGLPLYAQHVDPIDTGTLVDIFRDDPRASLLGTDALRDGVDVPGRSLRCVVLEAVPWPRPNILHKARRAANGGSAHDDRLIRARIAQGFGRLIRNKEDAGHFVVLSSAFPSRLLTAFPEGTAVRRVTLDEALARISGGMIGEDAVSNDEVAGILADDSPE, encoded by the coding sequence ATGGCCGCCGCCGACACGCCGATCCTCTTGCTCAACGCTCCTTTGGTCGCGAACCGGCTGGGCTATCCCGATTTGTCGGGCCTTGATCTGTTAGAATTGTTTGCGTTTGTTCACCCGGCGCGGTTTTGCGTTCCTACCGCGCGTGGCCTGGCCCAGGCGTTGGATTTGGATGAGCCTCCAGGCGACGAACACATACCCGCCTTTCTTCAGAACGCCGCCGGGGTGATTATCGCCGCGTGCGAAGACCCAGAGTGGTTTGAGCGGGCTGGTGCCTGGAGCGCCCTGCAATCTTTGGAACGTCTGCGTTGGCCTTGGGCCCAAGTGATCAAGCCGCATATTACACGCCCAGAAAAAGCGGAAAAATGGCTGTTCTCTTCACTCCCCGAATGGGAGGAGACAGGCGAGCGCGCCCCGCCCCGTCAGGTGGAATTGCCGGATCAGGCGATCCTCGATCAACTGGACGCTTTAACCGGAGACGGCGCCGAAAAACGCACGGGACAGCGCGATTATGCGACCAATGTGGCGCGGATGTTTGCACCGCGCGGCGCCCGCGATGTCCCGCATATCGCATTGGCACAGGCGGGAACCGGCATTGGCAAAACGCTGGGTTATCTCGCCCCGTCATCTTTATGGGCGGGCGCGTCGGGCGGAACGGTGTGGGTTTCGACCTTTACAAAGAACCTCCAGCGCCAATTGCGCAGCGAAAGCCGACGTGCTTGGCCGATCAAGCGCCCCGATGGCACGCCGCCTGTTGTGGTGCGCAAAGGCCGCGAAAACTACCTGTGCTTGCTCAACCTCGAAGACGCGTTGCAAGGTGGTTTTGCCGGGCGCCCAGCAATCTTGGCGCAATTGGTTGCGCGGTGGGCCACCTTTACTCGCGACGGCGATATGATTGGTGGGGATTTGCCTGGCTGGTTGGGTACATTGTTCCGCAAACGAGGCATTGCCGCGCTGACCGATCAACGCGGTGAATGCATCTATGCCGGGTGCCCGCATTACCGCAAATGCTTCATCGAACGCGCAGCTCGCGACAGCGCACAGGCCGATTTGGTGATAGCCAATCACGCATTGGTCATGGTCAACGCAGCGCGCGGGCGCGATCATGCGCAGCGGCCCACTCGCGTGATCTTTGACGAAGGGCATCACGTATTTGAGGCCGCCGACAGCACCTTTGCAGCGACGCTATCGGGGCAAGAGGCCATCGAATTGCGCCGTTGGATCATGGGGCCGGAGCGCAAAAACCGAGGTCGACGCCGCGGGCTTGCTGCGCGCCTCGCCGATGTCGCCAGCTACGATGATGAAGGCGGCGACGCCATCGAAGCCGCCTGCGAAGCGGGCAAAGCTCTACCCGCAGAAAGCTGGTTGCAGCGATTGCACGAAGGGGAGCCGGCTGGGCCAATCGAAACGCTCCTTTCAACAGTCCGCACGGCAACCTACGCACGGGACGAATCCGGCGGACAAGAAGCTGGCTATGGGATCGAGACCGAAGCAAGCGGATTGCCCGGCGATGTGATCGAGGCGGCCGGCAATGCCGCGCTGGCGCTTGCCGCGATCCGCACACCGCTCATTCAATTGGGCGGCAGATTGGAAGCGATCATGACCGACCCGCCCGATTGGTTGGATGGACAAGGGCGCGCTCGGATCGAAGGGGCTCGATTCTCGCTCCAATGGCGCGTTGACCTTTTAACCGCGTGGGAAAGTTTGCTGGTCCGGTTGGGTGGGCCGGCCGACCCGGAATTTGTCGATTGGCTTGCGGTGGATCGCTCCGACGCGCGCGAATTTGACGTAGCGATCCATCGGCGGTGGCTCGATCCTATGAAGCCATTTGCCAAAACCGTGCTGGAACCAGCGCATGGCGTGATGTTGACCAGCGCCACATTGACCGACCGAATTGGTGCGCAGGCAGGCGACCCTTGGGAATCGGCCATTCAACGCTCAGGTGCAGCGCATGTCGAAAGCCAGCCATTGCTGTCCGCCGCCGACAGTCCGTTTGACTACGCTGCGCGCGCCGAAGTGTTGATCGTCACTGATGTTAAAAAGGGCGATTTACCCGGCCTTGCAGGGGCCTATGCACGTTTGATTGAGGCCAGCGGCGGCGGCGTTCTTGGCCTTTTCACCGCGATCCGTCGGATGCGCGCGGTGCATGGGCGGATCGCCGATCGCCTCGCCCGCGAAGGATTGCCGCTTTATGCGCAACATGTGGACCCCATCGACACCGGGACGCTCGTAGACATCTTTCGCGACGATCCCAGGGCCAGCTTGTTGGGCACCGATGCATTGCGCGATGGCGTTGATGTGCCGGGGCGTTCGCTGCGATGCGTGGTGTTGGAAGCCGTGCCGTGGCCCCGCCCCAACATTCTGCACAAAGCCCGGCGCGCCGCCAATGGCGGAAGCGCGCATGACGATCGCCTGATCCGCGCGCGGATTGCACAGGGGTTTGGCCGGTTGATCCGCAACAAAGAGGATGCGGGTCACTTCGTGGTGCTGTCATCCGCTTTCCCATCGCGATTGTTGACCGCGTTTCCCGAAGGAACCGCCGTGCGCCGCGTAACACTGGACGAAGCCTTAGCCCGGATTAGCGGCGGAATGATCGGCGAAGATGCCGTGTCAAACGACGAAGTGGCTGGAATCTTGGCGGATGATAGCCCAGAATGA
- a CDS encoding helix-turn-helix domain-containing protein, with protein sequence MSAMIQNVDFLVRMIAVGAAIMLLAMIVANHVRATIKIPLIGMIVGVAGYLMNATPLMMATTPVDPIIDLVAISTPFWIWLFARRLFEREPPVRMLYIAFGLLATGWFVGNFLPSTWPAGFLLLHFTALALIGDLIRVGVFERDDDLVEQRRVIRLWLPLLVGAQAASILMFELFELATGLEGQLPLISVINSCIILLLILFSGLALLRTDPILLAEIQPEEDAEELDLSPVETVLHEKLTAVMDDGVYKEPGLTIAALADTLDTPEHRLRSLINGRLGYRNFSAFLNRHRIAEACEKLSTREDVDLPVLTIAMDLGYNSLPTFNRAFRSQTGTTPSEFRRLAITQGGSDAAQLAGQETGQN encoded by the coding sequence ATGAGCGCGATGATTCAGAACGTCGATTTTCTAGTTAGGATGATTGCGGTCGGCGCGGCCATTATGTTGCTGGCTATGATTGTCGCCAATCATGTGCGCGCGACTATCAAAATCCCGCTGATCGGGATGATTGTGGGCGTGGCTGGCTATCTTATGAATGCGACGCCGTTGATGATGGCCACCACGCCGGTCGACCCGATTATTGATCTGGTAGCGATTTCGACACCCTTTTGGATTTGGCTTTTTGCCCGAAGACTGTTTGAACGCGAACCCCCCGTTCGGATGCTGTATATTGCTTTCGGCTTGCTCGCCACGGGTTGGTTTGTCGGCAACTTTCTCCCTTCAACTTGGCCCGCTGGATTCTTGTTGCTGCACTTCACTGCCTTGGCGTTGATTGGCGATTTGATCCGGGTTGGTGTGTTTGAAAGAGATGATGATTTGGTCGAACAACGCCGCGTCATTCGTCTATGGCTGCCGCTTTTAGTGGGCGCTCAGGCGGCCAGCATTCTTATGTTTGAATTGTTCGAACTTGCCACCGGGTTGGAAGGTCAACTGCCGCTGATTAGCGTCATAAATTCGTGCATCATTTTGTTGCTGATCTTGTTTTCGGGACTCGCATTGCTTCGAACAGATCCGATTTTGCTTGCCGAAATTCAACCGGAGGAAGACGCTGAAGAACTTGACCTTTCCCCGGTTGAAACGGTTCTGCACGAAAAACTCACCGCTGTTATGGATGACGGTGTTTACAAAGAGCCCGGCCTAACGATTGCCGCGCTCGCCGACACGCTGGACACGCCCGAACATCGGTTGCGCTCTTTGATCAATGGCCGCCTCGGCTATCGCAATTTTAGCGCGTTCCTAAACCGCCACCGCATCGCAGAAGCGTGCGAAAAGCTTTCCACGCGCGAAGATGTTGATTTGCCGGTCCTCACGATCGCTATGGATTTGGGATACAATTCCCTACCAACATTCAATCGCGCGTTCCGCAGTCAAACGGGCACAACCCCTAGTGAATTCAGGCGCTTGGCGATAACTCAAGGCGGTAGTGACGCGGCTCAATTGGCCGGACAAGAGACCGGTCAAAACTGA
- a CDS encoding sterol desaturase family protein — translation MTAISPSALASEPAYTLPYIAERVGAHFANVLYFDLGRYVIAAGAMTILLLVFRGWAKARRIQTRSASRKDYTREVLSSLRTVIVFGVTTLATLIGREMGVINLNIDSAPLLTVAWQFALIVVLHDAYFYWIHRAMHTKRLFNATHLHHHKSRTPTPWTSYSFSSWEAAAEAAFVPLFLLLTSTLGLAYAGFAMFLFLWHMIIRNVMAHTGHEIFPAGWVDNPLTSWISTTTHHDLHHSSGHNYGFYFTWWDKWMGTEHPRYAEEFRKNAKPLRLPSFGPRAAERISVFLAVLLAAAVTVNALFFPAQSALV, via the coding sequence ATGACCGCGATATCCCCGTCCGCACTCGCATCAGAACCCGCATACACGCTGCCCTATATCGCGGAGCGCGTTGGCGCGCATTTTGCCAATGTCCTGTATTTTGATCTGGGTCGGTATGTGATCGCGGCCGGCGCAATGACAATATTGCTGCTTGTGTTTCGCGGATGGGCAAAGGCCCGCCGGATCCAAACCCGGTCCGCCAGTCGTAAAGATTACACGCGCGAAGTTCTTTCGTCGCTTAGAACGGTCATCGTGTTTGGCGTGACGACATTGGCCACATTGATCGGCCGCGAAATGGGCGTCATCAATCTCAACATCGACAGCGCACCATTGCTAACCGTTGCTTGGCAATTTGCGTTGATCGTGGTCCTGCACGATGCCTATTTCTATTGGATCCACCGCGCGATGCATACCAAGCGTTTGTTCAACGCCACCCATCTGCATCATCACAAATCGCGCACTCCCACCCCATGGACATCCTACAGTTTTTCAAGCTGGGAGGCCGCAGCCGAAGCCGCTTTTGTGCCGTTGTTCTTGTTGCTGACCAGCACATTGGGCCTTGCCTATGCCGGGTTCGCGATGTTCCTGTTCCTCTGGCACATGATCATCCGCAATGTGATGGCGCATACCGGCCATGAAATCTTCCCCGCCGGTTGGGTCGACAATCCATTGACCAGTTGGATCAGCACGACGACGCATCACGACCTGCACCATTCGTCGGGCCACAATTATGGGTTCTATTTCACTTGGTGGGACAAATGGATGGGCACAGAACATCCGCGTTACGCCGAGGAATTTCGCAAGAATGCAAAACCGTTGCGTCTGCCCAGTTTCGGCCCACGAGCTGCCGAACGGATCAGTGTGTTTTTGGCGGTGTTGTTGGCGGCGGCCGTGACTGTGAATGCGTTGTTTTTCCCGGCTCAATCCGCTCTGGTGTAA
- a CDS encoding histidine phosphatase family protein, with protein MKILGLFRHAKSEWDDLAKRDFDRGLNDRGLRGAQLMGNHIRSHGIQWDRVIASPAVRVKETLQDALPNITPTYEDKLYLASADTIVEAAQAHCEMPDGSGEADAILMSGHNPGLQEVVLELVSPSHENDLFKEACVKFPTATFAVLECNVESWADMRNHCAKLVHFARPRDLDPGLGPEF; from the coding sequence GTGAAAATTCTGGGTCTCTTTCGCCACGCCAAATCCGAATGGGATGATTTGGCAAAGCGTGATTTTGATCGCGGTTTGAACGATCGAGGGCTGCGCGGCGCGCAATTGATGGGCAATCATATTCGTTCGCACGGCATCCAATGGGATCGCGTCATCGCCAGCCCAGCGGTGCGCGTGAAAGAAACATTGCAAGACGCCTTGCCCAACATCACACCGACATACGAAGACAAGCTGTACCTAGCCAGCGCCGACACCATTGTCGAAGCCGCTCAGGCGCATTGCGAAATGCCCGATGGCTCCGGTGAAGCCGATGCAATCCTAATGTCGGGCCACAACCCCGGATTACAGGAAGTGGTGCTTGAACTGGTTTCGCCCAGCCACGAAAACGATCTTTTCAAAGAGGCCTGCGTCAAGTTCCCAACCGCAACATTTGCGGTCTTGGAATGCAATGTGGAAAGTTGGGCCGACATGCGAAATCATTGCGCAAAATTGGTGCACTTTGCGCGGCCGCGCGACCTTGATCCGGGACTTGGCCCGGAATTCTAA
- the soxR gene encoding redox-sensitive transcriptional activator SoxR, translating into MGKTLTSRDLIPIGEMARRTGLSVSAIRFYEDKGLIEPIRTGGNQRRFLRSDLRRVSFILIAQQLGLSLGEIDDAMRTLPHGRTPTARDWRVISASIRDRIESRIQELERMRDRLDGCIGCGCLSLDKCAIYNPDDRLASEGPGPRQILSN; encoded by the coding sequence ATGGGCAAAACTCTCACATCGCGCGACCTCATCCCCATCGGTGAAATGGCGCGCCGCACCGGCCTTTCAGTCTCGGCCATTCGGTTTTATGAGGACAAGGGTTTGATCGAACCTATTAGAACCGGTGGCAATCAAAGGCGGTTCTTGCGGTCGGATCTTCGCCGCGTCAGCTTCATCCTGATCGCTCAGCAATTGGGTCTTTCTTTGGGAGAGATTGATGATGCGATGCGCACGTTGCCCCATGGCCGCACACCGACGGCTCGCGATTGGCGCGTTATCAGCGCTTCAATCCGCGATCGGATCGAATCTCGTATTCAAGAGTTAGAACGAATGCGCGACCGGTTGGACGGGTGCATTGGATGTGGCTGTTTGAGCCTTGATAAATGCGCGATCTACAATCCCGATGATCGTTTAGCGAGCGAAGGGCCGGGGCCCCGGCAAATTCTATCCAATTGA
- a CDS encoding VOC family protein: protein MPNGTIEHANLTVTNPERSAELLKRMLGWEERWRGQSALGGDTVHIGLPGNGAAYIALYTNDDVRADKGRRYAKGQPLNHVGLLVDDLDGAEKIVNAAGLSPFGHDDYEPGRRFYFFDWDGIEFEIVSYAHTAGENA from the coding sequence ATGCCAAACGGAACGATCGAACACGCCAACCTTACTGTGACGAATCCCGAACGCAGCGCCGAATTGCTTAAGCGAATGTTGGGTTGGGAAGAGCGCTGGCGCGGGCAATCGGCCTTGGGCGGTGACACGGTTCATATTGGTTTGCCGGGCAATGGTGCCGCGTACATCGCGCTGTACACCAATGATGACGTGCGCGCCGATAAGGGCAGGCGTTACGCAAAGGGGCAGCCGCTGAACCATGTTGGATTGTTGGTCGATGACTTAGATGGCGCGGAAAAAATAGTGAACGCCGCCGGCCTCTCCCCCTTTGGCCACGATGATTATGAACCGGGCCGGAGGTTCTATTTCTTTGATTGGGATGGGATTGAATTCGAAATCGTCAGCTACGCCCACACTGCAGGAGAGAACGCATGA